Part of the Phycisphaeraceae bacterium genome, TTCCAGCTCGGGCTCGGCCTGCTGCTGGGCTACTTCTCCTACAACGCGGGCGACAGCGGCGTGGGCAAAGACCTGGCCCACGTCCTCAACATCCCCTTCCAGAAAACCTACGAGAGCCGGGGAGGCGAGCTCAACGACGGGCTCTTCTACCTCAACCGCTGGTCCTACATGATCCTCATGACGCTGATGATCGCCGGCATGTCCAACGCGGTGAACATCACCGACGGCATGGACGGGCTGGCCGGGGGGATCACCGCCGCCGTCAGCATCGGCCTCACCGCCCTGTGCATCGTGGCCGGGTGGGAGGCGATCTCGCAGCACCTGCTCATGCCCTATGTCCCCGGGGGCGAGGAACTGGCGGTGATGGCCGCCGCGATGGCCGGCGCGTGCCTGGGCTTCCTGTGGTGGAACTGCGCTCCGGCGAGCGTTTTCATGGGCGACACCGGCGCGCTCTGCCTGGGCGGGCTCCTGGGGTATATCGCCGTCGTCGTGCGCCACGAGCCCCTGATCCTGCTCATGAGCGGCGTGTTCCTGCTCGAGATCGGCAGCGTCGCGATGCAGGTCGGCTATTTTAAGGCCACCAAGGGCAAACGCATCTTCCGCTGCGCGCCCTACCACTGGCACCTGCACATGGGGGGCTGGAGCGAGCAGAAGATCGTCGCGCGACTCTGGATCGTCACCATCGTGCTCGTCGTCGCGTCGCTGCTGACAGTCAATATCAGGTGACGGAAGGCACGAGGCACGCGGCACAAGGCACACGGGGGGAAGACGGCGCCCCGGGGCATGTGCGCAGCACCGAACCGGGTCTGGCGCAATCGCGCCACGAAACCCGCGTACCCCTGCTGGCAAGCCCCAGCACCCGACCCACCCCGCGCTACCATCGACCCGGAGGTTGTTGTGAGTCAGCCGACGGCGGGGAACCCCGAGCCGCAGCCCAAGCCGGAAGAGCCCGCCGCGCCCGTTCGCGTCAGGTCGCCGCGCGCGCCCGTCAAACGACTCACCGACGACGGGCGACTGACCAGCGGCAAGCTCGCCGGGCTCACCATGTGGGGCGCGATCTTCACGCTCTCCTGGCCCATCTTCCTCGAATCGCTCATGAACTGGCTCGTCGGCGCCGTCGACACGGTCCTCTCCGCCGGGCTCAGCGTCGCCGCCGCCGACGCGATCGCGGGCGGCGCCTACATCAACTGGGCCATCTCGCTCGTGGGCATGTCGATCGGGGTGGGCACGACCGCCGTCGTGGCGCGCAGCGTGGGCAAGGGCCGACAGGCCGCCGCCGACGCGGCGCTGGGACAGAGCGTGCTGCTCAGTCTCCTCGCCGGCGCCCTCACAGGCCTGCTCGTCTGGCTCACCTGCCCCTGGCTGGCGACCCTGCTCCGTCTGGACCCCGAAGCGACGCGCAACTTCGTCGTCTATCTGCGCGTCCTCGCGTGGGGCGTGCCCGGCATCACGCTGCTCGCGACCGGCATCGCCGCCTGTCGCGGCGCCGGCGATTCGCTCCGCCCCCTCCTCGTGATGGCCGTGCTCAACATCATCAACGCGGTCGTCAGCTGGGTCCTCGCCGGCGTCGACATCGTGCGCGCCAACCTCGTCGATGGGGAACTCGTGCAGCGCACGCTGCTCCACAACCCCTTCGGCATCAACATGGGCGTCAGCGGCATCGCCTGGGGCACCGTCGTCGCGTGGTGGCTCGGCGCCTTCGCGATCGCCGCCCTCCTCGTCAGCGGCAAAAGCGGCATCAGACTCCGGCGCCGGCGCCTGCGCTACGACCAGGTCACCACCGTCCGCATCGCGCGCCAGGCCTTCCCGAACTTCCTCGAGATGGTCGGGATGTTCGTCGGCAACTTCCTCGTCGTCATGATGGTCGGCTGGATGGCGCTCCCGGGCCTGCTCGGCGCCCACATCGTCGCCATCCGCATCGAGGCGATCAGTTTCCTCCCCGGCTTCGCCATGTCGATCGCGTCCGCCACGCTCGTCGGGCAGTACCTCGGCGCAGGCAGCCACAAACTCGCCAACCGCAGCGTCTGGGCGTGCACCTGGATCACCGCGGCGTTCATGGGCCTCATGGGCATCGCGTTCCTCACCGTCCCGGTGCTCATCACCGGCCTCTTCACGCCCCAGGCGGCGCACCTCGAGTACACGCCCAAGCTCCTCATCATCGCCGGCATCATCCAGATCCCCTTCGGCGTGGGCATGGTCTTCCGCTCTGCGCTGCGGGGCGCCGGCGACGCCAAGGTTGTCATGTGGCTCACCTGGATCACCACCTGGGGCGTGCGCCTCCCCTTGGCCTTCCTGCTCTCGGGCGTCGATCCGCCGCCGATCTTCGGCATCCAGTTCGAGAACCCCTCGCCCTGGGAGGGCGGCCTCGTCGGGCTGTGGTACGGGCTCGCGATCGAGCTCGTCGTCCGCTGCGCCGCGTTCATGGGGCGATGGCTGCAGGGGTCGTGGAAGAATATGAGGGTGTGAAGAAGGCATCAGGCAAGAGGCACGAGGCACGGGGAAGAGACGATGGGTGGCGTGGTACGGCGCAGCCGTGCCGCGAGGATCGACAGAAGGAGCGTTCGCAGTGACACAGTCGCGTTCGTTCAGCATCCGAGAAGCAACCGACGCGGATCTCCCGGCGATCTTCGAGATCTACAACCGGCACGCGCTCCACGGCGTCGCGACCTTCGACACCCAGCCGCGCACGCTCGCGACGCACGCCGATTTCCTTCGCAAACGCGCGCCCTCCCACCCGGTCGTCGTCGCGGTCGACGACGACGGCGCCGTGCTCGGCTACGCGTCGCTCTCGAGCTGGAGCGACAAGTGCGCCTACGCGCGCGCCGCCGAGTTCTCGGTGTACGTGCGCGACGACGCGCAGGGGCGCGGCGTGGGGCGAGCCCTCGCCGAGGAGATATTCCGTCGCGGCCCCCGGGGCGGCGTGTTCGTCGCCCTCTCACGCATCGCGATCGCGCCCGAGACCGAGCCCAGCGTGCGCCTGCACGAAAGACTCGGCTTCGAGCGCATCGGCGTCCAGCGCCGCGTGGGCGAGAAGTTCGGGCGCATCCTCGATGTGCTGTTGATGGAAAAGCACCTGGACTGAGCCGGGCGCTCCCCAGTCACGCCCCGATGCGCAGCCGGTCCGCCAGCGGCGCCGGCAGGCCGGCGTCGGCGATCTTGCGCATCGTCGCGTCGAGGTCGTACGACACGCGACGGATCTGCACGGTGCGCGCTGTCGTGTCGAGGATCGCGTACGACGCGTCGGGGTTGC contains:
- the mraY gene encoding phospho-N-acetylmuramoyl-pentapeptide-transferase, giving the protein MLYNLLDATRGWLIETGLHRYFQVFDQITFRALLAGVIAFFLVVGFGRPVIGYLTRKKIGDAGMTDAAALQAAAASKKNTPTMGGVLIAGAIAVSTLLLADLTNRYVIMGLLALLWLAALGGADDWLKLTGASRKGGSRQGLFAWEKLVFQLGLGLLLGYFSYNAGDSGVGKDLAHVLNIPFQKTYESRGGELNDGLFYLNRWSYMILMTLMIAGMSNAVNITDGMDGLAGGITAAVSIGLTALCIVAGWEAISQHLLMPYVPGGEELAVMAAAMAGACLGFLWWNCAPASVFMGDTGALCLGGLLGYIAVVVRHEPLILLMSGVFLLEIGSVAMQVGYFKATKGKRIFRCAPYHWHLHMGGWSEQKIVARLWIVTIVLVVASLLTVNIR
- a CDS encoding MATE family efflux transporter; this encodes MSQPTAGNPEPQPKPEEPAAPVRVRSPRAPVKRLTDDGRLTSGKLAGLTMWGAIFTLSWPIFLESLMNWLVGAVDTVLSAGLSVAAADAIAGGAYINWAISLVGMSIGVGTTAVVARSVGKGRQAAADAALGQSVLLSLLAGALTGLLVWLTCPWLATLLRLDPEATRNFVVYLRVLAWGVPGITLLATGIAACRGAGDSLRPLLVMAVLNIINAVVSWVLAGVDIVRANLVDGELVQRTLLHNPFGINMGVSGIAWGTVVAWWLGAFAIAALLVSGKSGIRLRRRRLRYDQVTTVRIARQAFPNFLEMVGMFVGNFLVVMMVGWMALPGLLGAHIVAIRIEAISFLPGFAMSIASATLVGQYLGAGSHKLANRSVWACTWITAAFMGLMGIAFLTVPVLITGLFTPQAAHLEYTPKLLIIAGIIQIPFGVGMVFRSALRGAGDAKVVMWLTWITTWGVRLPLAFLLSGVDPPPIFGIQFENPSPWEGGLVGLWYGLAIELVVRCAAFMGRWLQGSWKNMRV
- a CDS encoding N-acetyltransferase, with amino-acid sequence MTQSRSFSIREATDADLPAIFEIYNRHALHGVATFDTQPRTLATHADFLRKRAPSHPVVVAVDDDGAVLGYASLSSWSDKCAYARAAEFSVYVRDDAQGRGVGRALAEEIFRRGPRGGVFVALSRIAIAPETEPSVRLHERLGFERIGVQRRVGEKFGRILDVLLMEKHLD